The Methanosarcina acetivorans C2A genome includes the window CGCTATGGTGCCGGGATTATCGATGCCTTCTCGATAGGGCTGACCGTCTGTCTTGAGGATGTTACCCTGGGCATCTTTCATCGGCACTCCTGAGTGGTGCAGGCACACAACCAACCACTGATCGTTGAATACGGGCGAACCTGAGGTTCCGGGCTGAGTGTCGGTCAGATAGTGTATCCAGTTGTCGAAGAGATCTACAACTTCGTTCTCCCGCAGGCAGCACTGCTTGAGACCGCCCTCAGGATGCTGAATGATGGAGACGTATTCGCCGTTCCGGACCTTGCCGGTGTCTTCCACCAGACGCAGTAATCCGTAATCGGTAAGCTCTGTTCCTTCTGTGGCAACGGGGGCCACGGATACCAGTGTGAAGTCCAGGTCCGGATCGGTGACAAAGACCTCGTCCGGTCGCAGGTCGAAGGATTTGGATGTCTTTCGTCGACCGTTTATATCTTGCTCAAATTCGAACTCTGCAAAACTCTTCCTTGCCAGCTCTGCTGTATCGAGGACATGGTTATTCGTCAGCAGCAGATTTGGGCCGACAAGAAAGCCCGTGCCGTAACCCTCTGGCCTGCCGAATGGGTTCACGACCTGGATCCTGCAGACGGGTCTGGCCGCGAGCAGTCCAAGTTCCAGATAGGAGATGCCGACTAGATCACTCTTTCCTATGATCCTTTCCAGGGCCAGGTCATCACCTGGTTCAAGAAAGATCAGGCGCCTCTCTATTGGCCGTACTTCCGTCAAGGGCCTGATGATTTCACGTCTGAATCTCTCGCCTGGCTGCTCCGCTTCAGCAGCTTTCTGCCGGCTATAATACCTTTCAGAGGCTTTCCTCTGTTGCTCTTCTTTTCGGGCATTTTCAAGCATATCTTTCCCCCCATCATAACACAACAGTTTAAAATAATTGAAATATATAACCAAGATTATATTACTCCTCAAATAACATAATGCTCAGATCCTACTATTTTTATATATCTTATAAAATAATATTAAACAAAATGATATAATTATTTGGAATTTTAGATCAGTACTAAAGGTTTGGTTTTTCCACTATCGATGGGCACAATATGTATTTATAGGATTATTCAGGCATGATTCTCCCCTAGACTCTCTTGGTCAGTTTATCGTAAAGTTTAGGAATCATCAAGCCGGAACGAAAGTCTAGCCTTGGCCTTTGACATTGCTTCGAGGTATGCGCTTTCGGGATAGATGTACTGCATCACCCTTCCACAATTATCCCAGAAACTTCTTGATGTCCCAGATCTGGAACTTCGAGGAAAAACTGGTCAACGGCTATGAAAGAAGTAAAGGCTATAGTCTAAGCACAGGAACGCTTGGGAATCTAAATTATGTCGGGGAAAAGGTCCATCTGGCTAAAAGCAATAGCTTGGGTCTTACAGAGCAGTGATGTAACCAGCCTGCCAGATAGGTAAAAAATAACAAAAAATCCGCTTATGCTATTATGGAAGTGAAGATATAATTATGAAAAAAGTGCAAGGACGAGATAAAAATGCTCTTTCACCCCGGAAAACTCTTTTTAATCTCGGGATAAATAGGAAACCTCCGCCAGCTTGTCTGGCTTGCCCAAAAAGCAGAAAAAGCAAAAGAAACAGAAGTTCGTGATTTTTCGATTCACTTTATAAGTAAGTTTCTTACAGGTGTTACAGGTCGATTTCACTTGTGGGTTTCTATTTCTCTTCTTTTTTCTCATTTTTGGAAATGCCGCTCTCCTGCGTCTCTTTACTTTGCCATTGCTTTTAAGTTGATCTGCTTTCCCTCCTCATCTACGAGGCAAGCTTGATGTGAATTCTTGGCCACATCTATGCCAATGTTCAGATACGTCATCTCCGATCCCCAATGTATTATTATAGGCCGGGTACCAAATATTCCTCTGCTCTCAACGGCCAGTAAGCTCGTAAAAATCGCCAGAATCTGTCCTTCCTGAACAGATCTGTAACATGTTAAATTGCCAGAGAGCCGTAGGAGCGAGGGCGGTAGTCTTATCAAGCCGGATACATCGCCGTAAGCGAAGCAAGCTACCCTCCCAGCCTATGTATCGTTTTTATGAAATTGCAGCAATAAAAAAATGCTGCAATTACCTTATATACGAGCAAAACAGACGGCGCACTGCAGAACCGCAACTCTGCCGAGGTGCAATTCGGGAGAATAAAGTTGTAAGGGTTGAGATCTCCAAATAAGCCTTCCTTTAGTCATCATGGACGAAGTGCACTCCTGTAATTATACTTCAGATAATAAGCTTTAACCGAACAATACTTAATTAAATTTTTACTAAATATTAGTCGATTATTTTCAAGATCTGACGGAAAAGAGTCGGCTTCATTCTCTTGAAATATCTCAATTTTTTTATCACTGAACCAAAAAATATTCACCCTTGTTTTTTTGGGCTGGTCTTTCAGAGAGACTTCAAGAAACAGAGAATATTATCATTTTCATCATCATTAGACTGTTTTTCTCTGGATATAACTTCAAATTGGTTCGAAGTTTAATAAAGAATTAAATGCTTTGTGGAAAAATAAATAACTAAAGAGAAACAATTAATGATAGGGAATTAGGGCATATTTAAGTGGCTTAAACGAATAATTTGAAAATTCAAGATCCCAATATGGGAGGTTAAAGGGGAGAAAATTTTTGAACAGAAAACTCCGAATTCTACTGCTAATAGGGGCTTTATTAATAATCGCGGGAACAATTCTGAACATTACCAGAGATCCACTTATCTTAAGTTCGGGAGCTGTGGCTGCACTATTTATGATCCTGCTTTTCAGAATTGACCCTCTGAGTCCCCACGAATGACGGGGAAAGAAAGGGTTAATCTTTTTTACATACAAAATACCTGTTTTACGTTCTTACGTACAACATACTTAATTTACGTTCTTACAACATACTTAATTTACGTTCTTACGTACAACATACTTAATTTACGTTCTTACAACATACTTAATTTACGTTCTTACGTACAACATACTTAATTTACGTTCAACTTATTTTTTACTGGTTTTGCGAGGTATCGAGAATGGATCCGAAAATTAAATTTGCATCAGTCTATCTGATGCTTCTTGTTTTTGTTTTTTTTGCTGGTTGCTCTGGAAAGGAGACAGGACAGAACACACCCGGCTACACCGCAGATGTGCTCAAAACCGAAGCCGTAACTTTTTCAGGGATGCTGGGGCAGGGGGTTTACTTGCCGGTAAATTACAGCCTGGAAGCCCTCGATGTCGAGTTAAAAGCGCCTTCTTATGACTTGCCCCTGGAAAAGGATAAAATCACCAACTACGCAGCCTTTTCAGGAAAAATCCCTCTGAATGAATCGGCGCTTGAAATGCTGGAAAGAAACGGTTTTGTGGTAATAAAAAACCCTTATGACTCTTCGGAAGAGGACATAACTTCAATGTACGTGACCCTCAAAGAAGAAGAAATTCCTGTTTTTATCACCACGGACTCCCTCCTGCACCTCTATCATATCCAGTTTGATGAGACCCTGCGCCAGATCGAGGAAAAGGAGTTTTACGATACTCTCTGGGAGACCGACCTTGCCCTGCTGAACAGCTCGATTGAAGAATATAACAGTGCATCAGGAGAAGAAAAGGAAGCTGCAAGAAGAAACACAGCCTACTTCACGGTTGCTTTAAGCCTGCTCCAGCCGAAGCCCGAACAGATACAGGCATCAGATGAAACCTACGGCTTTGTTGATGAGACTCTTTTCCCTGCAGGTTCGGCAGGAAAATACCAATTTGAGGTCCCTTCATTTGTAAAAGAAGATGTTGATGCCGAACTTGCCCTGATAGAAGCCCATGAAGGCTTTGCTCTCTCTCCTATTTTCCTCTATGAAGAAGACTATTCCCAGTACGTGCCAAGAGGCCACTATACCCGCTCCGAGAAGCTGCAAAACTATTTTAAGGCCTTCGTGTGGCACGGCAGGATAAGCATGCTCCTGAAGGACAGCCTGATACAGTCAGAAGACCCTGCAAAAGATTCCCGCATCCAGACCATCCAGGCAAGCCTGATTTCTTCTCAGCTAGAAAACTCGCCCGAACTTCTTGAAAACTGGGACAGAATCTACGGGGTCACGGCTTTCTACGTGGGCTTTTCCGATGACCTTGGACCTTACGAATACATGGAAGCCATGGATCAGGTCTTTGGCAATGGAGAGAGGGAGTTTAATGAAACAGCAGTAGAGGAATTAAAGGCCGCACTTGCTGAAAACCAGGGCCCGCAAATCTACGGAGGCACAGGAAACTGTATCCTTGAACCTCCCTTCACCCCGGAACAGGCTGACGAATGCCTCGAAAATACCACAGGTTTCCGTTTTATGGGGCAGCGCTTCATCCCTGACTCTTACATGTTCTCAAACCTGGTCGGAGCCTATACAGGTGAATATACCGGTGACTACACGAAAGATGAAGCTCCGTTTACGCTGGTGATCTCAGGAGCCGGAAGGCCTATCCGCGGCTTCCCGCGCGGGCTCGATACAATGGCTCTTCTGGGCTCGGAGAGGGCTGTTTACTGGCTCGACGAGCTGAACGATTCAAGCTACGAAAATTACAGTGCCAGGTATGGGGAACTGGATTCGGAGTTTTCGAACTTCAGCACAGCCGACTGGAACAGGAACCTCTACTGGTCCTGGCTTTATTCCCTCCAACCCCTCCTCAAAAACTATGGAGAAGGCTACCCGACCTTCATGCAGACCGATGCCTGGCAGGACAAAGAACTTAGCACTTCTCTTGCCTCGTGGACTGAGCTCAGACACGACACTATCCTGTATGCCAAGCAGAGTTATACAGTACTTGAGGGGTCCGCAATGGTGCCTCCAGAAGAAAAATCGGTTGTGGGCTATGTAGAACCAGTCCCCGACTTTTACGCCAGGCTGCTTGCCTTAACGAAGATGACAAATCAGGGCCTGGATGAAATGGATGTGCTTGACCCTGTTTCAAAAGCCAGGTTCACTGAGCTTGAAAATATACTTTCCAGGTTGCAGGCAATCTCGGAAAAGGAACTTGAAAACGAAGAGCTGACGGAAGAAGATTATGAATTCATCAAGAATTTCGGGGATCAGCTTGAAGGTGTCATAGCCGATGTTGATGAGAAAGCCAGGAAAACCACTATCGTGGCTGATGTCCATACCGACGGGAATACTGGAGATGTACTCGAAGAAGGAGTAGGATACGTGGATATGGTCGTGGTAGCATACAAGCTTCCGGACGACAGGATCCTTATCGGTGTAGGTCCGGTCTTCAGCTATTACGAGTTCAAGCAGCCAATGTCTGATCGCCTGACCGATGAAAAATGGAGAGAAATGCTTGAGGCGAACCCACCGGAAAAGCCGGAGTGGACTTCCACCTACATTTCTTAATTTTTTTATCTTCAATATAGAATCGAAATTCTCTGATTTTTGGTCCCGACAATGAAAGAATCCGGAAACCGGGTAACCCTGATATTCGATTTCTTTTCAAAGATTTCAAAATAACTTCGAAATAATTCGCAGTCAAAGTCAAATATAAATAAAATAGTGCTGTATCTTCTGTTGCATAATTTAGTGTTTTTTTCCGGAAAATAACCAAGAGAATTTTTAGCCATTTTTAGTCATTTTTAGTTATTTGCCAGATTTTGCGGGCAACTGCTCTGGCATGAAAAGCCATCCCTGAATATCAAACCAAAGTAGGCGAGATGAAATGATGAAGTGTCTAACTAGGACTGCTATTGCTTATTTAACATTTTTAATTTTTTTTGGCTCAATTTTCACAGCGGGGTGCTTGGAGCAAAGTTCCG containing:
- a CDS encoding DUF3160 domain-containing protein, with product MDPKIKFASVYLMLLVFVFFAGCSGKETGQNTPGYTADVLKTEAVTFSGMLGQGVYLPVNYSLEALDVELKAPSYDLPLEKDKITNYAAFSGKIPLNESALEMLERNGFVVIKNPYDSSEEDITSMYVTLKEEEIPVFITTDSLLHLYHIQFDETLRQIEEKEFYDTLWETDLALLNSSIEEYNSASGEEKEAARRNTAYFTVALSLLQPKPEQIQASDETYGFVDETLFPAGSAGKYQFEVPSFVKEDVDAELALIEAHEGFALSPIFLYEEDYSQYVPRGHYTRSEKLQNYFKAFVWHGRISMLLKDSLIQSEDPAKDSRIQTIQASLISSQLENSPELLENWDRIYGVTAFYVGFSDDLGPYEYMEAMDQVFGNGEREFNETAVEELKAALAENQGPQIYGGTGNCILEPPFTPEQADECLENTTGFRFMGQRFIPDSYMFSNLVGAYTGEYTGDYTKDEAPFTLVISGAGRPIRGFPRGLDTMALLGSERAVYWLDELNDSSYENYSARYGELDSEFSNFSTADWNRNLYWSWLYSLQPLLKNYGEGYPTFMQTDAWQDKELSTSLASWTELRHDTILYAKQSYTVLEGSAMVPPEEKSVVGYVEPVPDFYARLLALTKMTNQGLDEMDVLDPVSKARFTELENILSRLQAISEKELENEELTEEDYEFIKNFGDQLEGVIADVDEKARKTTIVADVHTDGNTGDVLEEGVGYVDMVVVAYKLPDDRILIGVGPVFSYYEFKQPMSDRLTDEKWREMLEANPPEKPEWTSTYIS